Proteins from a single region of Sporichthyaceae bacterium:
- the lysX gene encoding bifunctional lysylphosphatidylglycerol synthetase/lysine--tRNA ligase LysX, with protein sequence MNEANDEALTAGADTPEQIRIRREKLDRIRAAGREPYPVGYPRTSSIAEVIAAHPGLGPDVSTGQTVGIAGRVLLSRTGGKLCFATLRDGTGDLQVMLSLDRVGEEALAAWKTDVDLGDHVGITGEVITSKRGELSVLADSWALTAKCLRPLPDKHKGLSDAEALVRQRYVDLIVNPEARRMLALRSDAVRSLRNTLADAGYLEVETPMLQAIHGGANARPFVTHINAYDVDLYLRIAPELYLKRLAVGGVEKVFEINRNFRNEGVDASHNPEFTMLEAYEAYGDYNSMAELTRRLIQNAARDSLGSTVIRHGDDEYDIGGEWRSVTVNEGLSEVLGVTITADTPLAELVGVCEKAEVPLDPAWNRGQVILEMYERLLEEHTVLPTFYRDFPTEVSPLTRAHRIDPRLAERWDLVAFGHEIGTAYSELIDPVEQRARFTAQSLLAAGGDPEAMQLDEDFLRALEYAMPPTGGMGMGVDRLLMMFTGASIRQTVLFPFVRPQGQVGS encoded by the coding sequence GTGAATGAGGCGAACGACGAAGCATTGACGGCAGGCGCGGACACCCCGGAGCAGATCCGGATCCGGCGCGAGAAGTTGGACCGGATCCGCGCCGCCGGGCGGGAGCCGTACCCGGTCGGTTACCCGCGCACCTCCTCGATCGCCGAGGTGATCGCCGCCCACCCGGGCCTTGGACCGGACGTGTCGACCGGACAGACCGTCGGGATCGCCGGCCGCGTGCTGTTGTCCCGCACCGGGGGGAAGCTGTGCTTCGCGACGCTGCGGGACGGCACCGGCGACCTCCAGGTGATGCTGTCCTTGGACCGCGTCGGGGAGGAGGCGCTGGCGGCCTGGAAGACCGACGTCGACCTCGGCGACCACGTCGGTATCACCGGCGAGGTGATCACCTCCAAGCGTGGTGAGTTGTCGGTGCTGGCCGACTCCTGGGCGCTGACCGCGAAGTGCCTGCGGCCGCTGCCGGACAAGCACAAGGGCCTGTCCGACGCGGAGGCGTTGGTCCGGCAGCGCTATGTCGACCTGATCGTGAACCCCGAGGCCCGCCGGATGCTGGCGCTGCGCAGCGACGCCGTCCGCTCGCTGCGGAACACGCTGGCCGACGCCGGTTATCTCGAGGTCGAGACGCCGATGCTCCAGGCCATCCACGGCGGGGCGAACGCCCGCCCGTTCGTGACCCACATCAACGCCTACGACGTCGACCTGTACCTGCGGATCGCCCCGGAGTTGTACCTCAAGCGACTGGCGGTCGGCGGGGTGGAGAAGGTCTTCGAGATCAATCGGAATTTCCGGAACGAGGGCGTCGACGCCAGCCACAATCCAGAGTTCACGATGCTCGAGGCCTACGAGGCGTACGGCGACTACAACTCGATGGCTGAACTGACCCGTCGGCTCATCCAGAATGCGGCGCGGGACTCGCTCGGTTCCACGGTCATCCGGCACGGCGACGACGAGTACGACATCGGCGGCGAATGGCGTTCGGTCACCGTCAACGAGGGCCTCTCGGAGGTTCTCGGGGTCACGATCACCGCCGACACACCGCTGGCCGAACTGGTCGGGGTGTGCGAGAAGGCCGAGGTCCCCCTCGATCCGGCGTGGAATCGCGGCCAGGTCATTCTCGAGATGTACGAACGACTGCTCGAGGAGCACACTGTGCTGCCGACGTTCTATCGGGATTTCCCGACCGAGGTCTCTCCGTTGACCCGGGCGCATCGCATCGACCCGCGGCTGGCCGAACGGTGGGACCTGGTCGCATTCGGCCACGAGATCGGCACTGCGTACTCGGAGTTGATCGACCCGGTCGAGCAACGCGCTCGGTTCACCGCGCAATCGCTGCTCGCCGCCGGCGGAGATCCCGAGGCGATGCAGTTGGACGAGGATTTTCTGCGTGCCCTGGAGTACGCAATGCCGCCGACCGGTGGAATGGGCATGGGCGTGGATCGACTGCTCATGATGTTCACCGGTGCCAGCATCCGACAGACCGTGCTGTTCCCGTTCGTGCGTCCGCAGGGCCAGGTCGGCTCGTGA
- a CDS encoding type III pantothenate kinase: protein MLLTIDVGNTHTVLGLFDAGVIYQTWRISTESRRTADELAVTVRSLLQHVGDDSEVVSGISICSTVPAVLHEMRELARRHYPDVPTVVVEPGVRTGVPVLMDNPKEVGADRIVNALAAAHLYGGPCIVVDFGTATTFDAVSARGEYVGGAIAPGIEISVEALGARGAQLRKVEMARPRSVIGKSTVEAMQSGILYGFAGQVDRIVDRMAEELSDDPDSVTVVATGGLAPVVLGEAGSIDKHEPWLTLIGLRLIFERNAAL, encoded by the coding sequence ATGCTGTTGACCATCGACGTCGGGAACACCCACACCGTGCTGGGGCTGTTCGACGCGGGCGTGATCTACCAGACCTGGCGGATCTCCACCGAGTCGCGCCGGACCGCCGACGAACTCGCGGTCACCGTGCGGTCGCTGTTGCAGCACGTCGGCGACGACTCCGAGGTGGTCTCGGGGATCTCGATCTGCTCCACCGTCCCGGCCGTCCTGCACGAGATGCGCGAGCTGGCCCGGCGGCACTACCCGGACGTGCCGACGGTGGTCGTCGAACCCGGCGTACGGACCGGCGTGCCCGTGCTGATGGACAACCCGAAGGAGGTCGGCGCCGACCGGATCGTCAACGCCCTGGCCGCCGCGCACCTGTACGGCGGGCCGTGCATCGTCGTGGACTTCGGCACGGCGACGACCTTCGACGCGGTCAGCGCCCGCGGCGAGTACGTCGGGGGGGCGATCGCGCCGGGCATCGAGATCTCCGTCGAGGCCCTCGGCGCCCGGGGCGCCCAACTGCGCAAGGTCGAGATGGCCCGGCCGCGGTCGGTGATCGGCAAGAGCACCGTCGAGGCGATGCAGTCCGGCATCCTCTACGGCTTCGCCGGTCAGGTCGACCGGATCGTCGATCGGATGGCCGAGGAACTCTCCGACGACCCCGACTCGGTGACCGTGGTCGCCACCGGTGGCCTGGCCCCGGTCGTGCTCGGCGAAGCCGGGAGCATCGACAAGCACGAGCCGTGGCTGACGTTGATCGGGCTGCGCCTGATCTTCGAGCGCAACGCCGCACTCTGA